In one Nitrospiraceae bacterium genomic region, the following are encoded:
- the cax gene encoding calcium/proton exchanger, giving the protein MLNWMLLFVPVAVVLEYANPSGYVWIFIASGLAIIPLAGWMGRATEEVASYMGEGVGGLLNATFGNAAELIIGVVALNSGLYDVVKASLAGSIIGNILLVLGAAMLAGGIRFNVQTYNASAARSQATMMTLASIALMGLTVLEALAGVANAKIDSDLSVAVACVLLVVYALNLCFELITHKKLFAGEGAERSEEPRWSLRQAILVLAGATVLVAWMSEILVSAIEPTTHVLGLNSIFVGVFVVAILGNAAEHATAVQAAMKNRMDLALSIAIGSSVQVALFVAPVLVLSSLVFGPTPMDLVFRPGLAFSVFFAILITAQVAGNGESDWLKGAQLLALYIILGLLFFFAPIPPVMPPGP; this is encoded by the coding sequence TGGATGCTCCTCTTTGTGCCGGTTGCGGTGGTGCTGGAGTACGCGAATCCCTCCGGATACGTGTGGATCTTTATCGCTTCCGGGCTCGCCATCATCCCTCTCGCCGGCTGGATGGGACGGGCCACCGAAGAGGTCGCGAGCTACATGGGCGAAGGGGTCGGCGGCCTTCTTAATGCGACATTCGGTAATGCGGCCGAACTTATTATCGGGGTGGTCGCCCTGAACAGCGGGCTGTACGATGTCGTCAAGGCGTCGCTCGCCGGTTCGATCATCGGCAACATCCTCTTGGTGCTCGGCGCGGCGATGCTGGCAGGGGGCATCAGGTTCAATGTGCAAACCTACAACGCGTCGGCGGCGCGGTCGCAGGCGACGATGATGACACTGGCTTCCATTGCGCTTATGGGACTGACCGTCTTAGAGGCACTAGCCGGGGTTGCAAATGCGAAGATTGACAGCGATCTCAGCGTCGCCGTCGCCTGTGTGTTGCTGGTCGTTTATGCGCTGAACCTGTGCTTCGAACTGATTACGCACAAGAAGTTGTTTGCGGGAGAGGGGGCCGAGAGGTCGGAGGAACCCCGGTGGAGCCTTAGGCAGGCGATCCTCGTCCTTGCCGGAGCGACAGTGCTGGTGGCCTGGATGAGCGAGATCCTGGTCTCCGCCATCGAGCCGACGACCCACGTGCTCGGATTGAACAGCATCTTCGTCGGCGTATTCGTCGTCGCCATTCTCGGCAACGCCGCTGAGCACGCCACCGCCGTGCAGGCGGCAATGAAGAATCGCATGGATCTCGCGCTGTCGATTGCCATCGGATCGAGCGTTCAGGTTGCGCTGTTCGTCGCACCGGTGCTTGTGCTATCTAGCCTTGTTTTCGGTCCTACCCCTATGGACCTGGTCTTCCGCCCCGGCCTCGCCTTCTCGGTGTTCTTCGCCATCCTGATCACCGCCCAGGTGGCCGGCAATGGCGAATCCGACTGGCTGAAGGGTGCGCAGTTACTCGCTCTTTACATCATCTTGGGGCTGCTCTTCTTCTTCGCGCCAATACCCCCCGTGATGCCACCCGGTCCCTGA